One segment of Variovorax sp. PAMC28562 DNA contains the following:
- a CDS encoding ATP-binding protein codes for MNENFEHLLVRAEQLIARIESILPQPLVAPTDWNASIAWRYRRRSSGHGSLEPVRHVATMPLDALKEIEVQKEKIERNTRQFVEGKPANNVLLTGARGTGKSSLIRACLQAYAPQGLRLIEVDKAELVDLPDIVDVVSGRPEKFIVFSDDLSFDEGEPGYKALKSILDGSISAPTPNVLIYATSNRRHLLPEYMKDNLSYTHTEEGEVHPGEVIEEKISLSERFGLWVSFYPFSQNEYLTIVAQWLSSFDIDAAAIDAAKPEALVWALERGSRSGRVAYQFARDYAGRRAV; via the coding sequence ATGAACGAGAACTTCGAACACCTGCTCGTACGCGCTGAGCAACTCATCGCGCGCATCGAATCGATTCTTCCGCAACCGTTGGTCGCACCGACCGACTGGAACGCGTCGATCGCGTGGCGCTACCGCCGTCGCAGCTCGGGCCATGGTTCGCTGGAGCCGGTTCGCCACGTCGCCACCATGCCGCTCGATGCGCTGAAAGAAATCGAAGTTCAGAAAGAAAAGATCGAGCGCAATACGCGGCAGTTCGTCGAGGGAAAGCCTGCCAATAACGTGCTGCTGACGGGCGCTCGCGGCACCGGTAAATCGTCGCTCATCCGCGCATGTTTGCAGGCTTATGCACCGCAAGGCCTGCGCTTGATCGAGGTGGACAAGGCGGAGCTGGTGGACTTGCCGGACATCGTGGATGTCGTGTCGGGTCGGCCGGAGAAATTCATCGTCTTCAGCGATGACTTGAGCTTCGACGAAGGCGAGCCCGGCTACAAGGCGCTGAAGTCGATTCTCGATGGATCCATCTCCGCGCCGACGCCGAACGTGTTGATCTACGCGACCAGCAACCGGCGTCACTTGCTGCCGGAGTACATGAAGGACAACCTCAGCTACACCCACACAGAAGAAGGCGAAGTACACCCTGGCGAGGTGATCGAGGAGAAGATCTCGTTATCGGAGCGCTTCGGCCTGTGGGTCAGTTTCTATCCGTTCAGTCAAAACGAGTACCTGACGATCGTGGCGCAGTGGTTGTCTTCTTTCGATATCGACGCCGCGGCCATCGATGCGGCCAAGCCTGAAGCGCTGGTGTGGGCCTTGGAGCGTGGCTCCCGAAGTGGGAGGGTGGCTTACCAGTTCGCGCGCGACTATGCGGGGCGGAGGGCGGTGTGA
- the argJ gene encoding bifunctional glutamate N-acetyltransferase/amino-acid acetyltransferase ArgJ, producing the protein MPVNLSAPDPAALFAVPGVRIGVTEAGVRKANRKDLTVVLIDEGAAVGGVFTQNRFCAAPVQVCRDHLKADHGIRAMVINTGNANAGTGEDGLARTRTVCVALARHLNISPEQILPFSTGVIMEPLPVDRIEAGLQAALADAAPEHWARAAEGIMTTDTVPKAFSERVLIGGATVTITGISKGAGMIRPNMATMLGFMATDAKIDASLIQPLAQQLADASFNRITIDGDTSTNDSFVVIATQKAGNQRITSLDSADGQVLVAAMQNVARQLAQAIVRDGEGATKFITIRVEGGKNSAECRQVAYAVAHSPLVKTAFFASDPNLGRILAAVGYAGIDDLDQTGIDLYLDDVHVAVHGGRAPDYREEDGQRVMKQSEINVRIGLGRGDASDTVWTCDLSHDYVSINADYRS; encoded by the coding sequence ATGCCCGTCAATCTGTCTGCCCCTGATCCTGCCGCCCTGTTCGCGGTGCCTGGCGTTCGCATCGGTGTGACCGAAGCGGGCGTACGCAAAGCCAATCGCAAAGACCTGACGGTCGTGTTGATCGACGAAGGTGCGGCGGTCGGCGGTGTTTTCACCCAGAACCGCTTTTGCGCCGCGCCGGTGCAGGTGTGCCGCGATCATCTGAAGGCGGACCATGGCATTCGTGCCATGGTCATCAACACGGGCAACGCCAATGCCGGCACTGGAGAAGATGGCCTGGCGCGCACGCGGACGGTGTGTGTTGCGCTGGCGCGGCATCTGAACATTTCACCAGAGCAGATTCTGCCGTTTTCGACGGGCGTGATCATGGAGCCGTTGCCCGTCGATCGCATCGAAGCCGGCTTGCAGGCGGCCCTGGCCGATGCGGCCCCTGAGCATTGGGCGCGTGCGGCCGAAGGCATCATGACCACCGACACCGTGCCCAAAGCCTTCAGCGAACGTGTGCTGATTGGCGGCGCCACGGTGACGATCACCGGGATCAGCAAGGGCGCAGGAATGATCCGGCCCAACATGGCGACCATGCTCGGCTTCATGGCGACCGACGCAAAGATCGACGCGTCGTTGATTCAGCCGCTGGCGCAGCAATTGGCCGATGCGTCCTTCAATCGCATCACCATCGACGGTGATACCTCGACCAACGACTCGTTCGTTGTCATCGCGACGCAGAAGGCTGGCAACCAGCGCATCACATCGCTCGATTCGGCAGACGGTCAGGTTTTGGTGGCGGCGATGCAGAACGTGGCGCGCCAGCTCGCACAGGCGATCGTTCGTGACGGCGAGGGCGCGACCAAGTTCATCACGATCCGTGTCGAAGGCGGCAAGAACTCGGCGGAGTGCCGCCAGGTCGCGTACGCCGTCGCACACTCGCCGCTCGTCAAGACCGCCTTCTTTGCCAGCGACCCCAATCTCGGTCGCATCCTGGCCGCTGTGGGCTATGCGGGCATCGACGATCTCGACCAGACCGGCATCGATCTCTATCTCGACGACGTGCATGTGGCCGTGCACGGAGGGCGCGCCCCTGACTATCGAGAAGAAGATGGCCAGCGCGTGATGAAGCAAAGCGAGATCAATGTACGCATCGGCCTGGGTCGAGGCGATGCCAGCGACACCGTGTGGACATGCGACCTGAGCCACGACTACGTGTCGATCAACGCCGACTACCGCTCCTGA
- a CDS encoding aromatic ring-hydroxylating oxygenase subunit alpha codes for MFPKNAWYVACMPEEIDDKPLGRKVCNEAIVFYRGPDNVVAALEDFCPHRGAPLSLGSVVEGKLVCGYHGLEMGCDGKTIAMPGQRVRGFPAIRAYPVIERYGFVWVWPGDPAQADEAKLHRLEWAESPEWAYGGGLYHIGCDYRLMIDNLMDLTHETYVHATSIGQPEIDETPTKTTTEGDEVITARHMENIMAPPFWRMALRGNHLADDVPVDRWQICRFTPPSHVLIEVGVAHAGNGGYNADAKFKASSIVVDFITPETETSIWYFWGMARNFNPNDKALTASIREGQAKIFGEDLEMLERQQKNLSAHPHRALLKLNIDSGGVQSRRVLDRILAAESAS; via the coding sequence ATGTTCCCGAAGAATGCTTGGTATGTCGCCTGCATGCCCGAGGAAATCGACGACAAACCATTGGGTCGAAAGGTCTGCAATGAGGCGATCGTTTTTTATCGCGGCCCGGACAACGTGGTCGCAGCGCTCGAAGACTTTTGCCCGCATCGCGGTGCGCCGCTCTCACTCGGCTCAGTGGTCGAAGGCAAACTGGTCTGCGGTTATCACGGGCTGGAAATGGGATGCGACGGCAAGACCATCGCCATGCCGGGCCAACGCGTGCGCGGCTTTCCAGCGATACGTGCTTATCCGGTGATCGAGCGCTACGGCTTTGTCTGGGTCTGGCCCGGCGATCCAGCGCAAGCCGACGAGGCCAAGCTCCACCGGCTCGAGTGGGCCGAAAGCCCCGAATGGGCGTATGGCGGCGGGCTCTATCACATCGGATGCGACTACCGCCTCATGATCGACAACCTGATGGACCTGACGCACGAAACCTACGTTCATGCGACCAGCATAGGGCAGCCGGAAATCGACGAGACGCCGACCAAAACGACCACCGAGGGCGACGAAGTGATCACCGCCCGCCACATGGAAAACATCATGGCGCCGCCGTTCTGGCGCATGGCGTTGCGCGGCAACCATCTGGCCGACGACGTGCCGGTGGATCGGTGGCAAATCTGCCGCTTCACCCCTCCGAGTCACGTGCTCATCGAGGTGGGCGTCGCCCACGCAGGCAACGGCGGCTACAACGCCGACGCCAAGTTCAAGGCGTCGAGCATCGTGGTCGACTTCATCACGCCTGAAACCGAGACATCGATCTGGTACTTCTGGGGTATGGCGCGTAACTTCAATCCGAACGACAAGGCGTTGACAGCCAGCATTCGCGAAGGCCAGGCCAAAATTTTCGGTGAAGACCTCGAGATGCTCGAGCGCCAGCAAAAGAACCTGTCGGCGCACCCTCACCGCGCGTTGCTCAAGCTGAATATCGACTCGGGCGGAGTTCAGTCGCGCCGCGTGCTCGACCGCATCCTCGCGGCGGAGAGCGCTTCGTGA
- a CDS encoding NUDIX domain-containing protein, protein MSDVRNASDVITETRLHTEVAVGILIRKSDDALLLSTRPDGKPYAGYWEFPGGKVEAGESIEEALRRELHEELGITIDSASVWKVTEHDYPHALVRLHWCKVTAWTGELEMREGQAMRWQQLPLDVAPVLPGAVPVLGWLAAERGVPGP, encoded by the coding sequence GTGAGCGACGTGCGCAACGCGAGCGACGTGATCACCGAGACGCGTCTTCACACCGAAGTCGCTGTCGGCATCCTTATCCGGAAAAGCGACGATGCCTTGCTCCTGTCGACGCGCCCGGATGGCAAACCTTACGCCGGTTACTGGGAGTTTCCGGGCGGCAAGGTAGAGGCGGGTGAAAGCATAGAGGAAGCATTGCGGCGCGAGCTGCACGAAGAGCTCGGCATCACGATCGACAGCGCCTCGGTGTGGAAGGTGACCGAGCACGACTACCCGCATGCGCTGGTACGGCTGCACTGGTGCAAGGTCACCGCTTGGACCGGTGAACTAGAGATGCGCGAAGGCCAGGCGATGCGGTGGCAGCAGCTGCCGTTGGACGTCGCGCCAGTGTTACCCGGCGCAGTCCCAGTGCTGGGTTGGCTGGCTGCCGAGCGCGGTGTGCCCGGCCCCTGA
- a CDS encoding DciA family protein, which translates to MIRRTTTFTLLQAADGSPTLAGLLARARDASERLKAVEELIPKDMRAAVQPGPADGDVWCVLVNGSAAAAKLRQLAPMIVARLKARGWEVATLRIKVQQTRR; encoded by the coding sequence ATGATCCGCCGAACAACCACCTTCACATTGCTCCAGGCTGCCGACGGCTCCCCCACCCTCGCGGGCTTGCTGGCACGCGCCCGCGACGCCTCGGAACGTCTAAAAGCGGTGGAAGAGCTGATCCCGAAAGACATGCGTGCCGCGGTTCAGCCAGGCCCGGCCGACGGCGATGTGTGGTGCGTACTGGTCAATGGCAGCGCAGCCGCTGCCAAGCTACGCCAGCTTGCACCCATGATCGTTGCGCGCCTGAAGGCCCGGGGCTGGGAGGTGGCGACGTTGCGAATCAAGGTGCAGCAGACTCGACGCTGA
- the zapD gene encoding cell division protein ZapD, protein MILYEYPFNERIRTYLRLEHLFRRLGELVPSDSALLHHYALVTIFEIMDVAARADLKADVLRDLDKHKNVFNSYRGNPQISVAALDQVVAQLERNFAALNTVPGKAGQSLTENEWLMSIRSRVGIPGGTCQFDLPAYFAWQNGTAKMRRTDIERWLTTLAPLAESIYLLLKLLRDADVPYKVIAAHGQFQQTLPQGRSFQLLRLRIDPKLGLIPEISGNRLMVSVRLMRHEDDDRLHQSTDDAPLELTLCA, encoded by the coding sequence GAGCGCATCCGGACCTACCTTCGGCTGGAGCATCTCTTTCGCCGCCTTGGCGAGTTGGTGCCCTCCGACTCCGCGCTGTTGCACCACTACGCACTCGTCACGATCTTCGAGATCATGGACGTGGCAGCGCGCGCCGACTTGAAGGCCGATGTGCTGCGCGATCTCGACAAGCACAAGAACGTTTTCAACAGTTATCGCGGCAATCCGCAAATCTCGGTGGCCGCGCTCGACCAGGTGGTTGCGCAGTTGGAACGCAACTTCGCCGCGCTCAATACCGTGCCTGGAAAGGCCGGACAGTCGCTCACGGAAAACGAATGGCTGATGAGTATCCGCAGCCGCGTCGGCATTCCCGGCGGAACGTGCCAGTTCGATTTGCCCGCGTACTTTGCGTGGCAAAACGGTACGGCCAAGATGCGTCGAACCGACATCGAGCGCTGGCTGACGACCCTCGCGCCATTGGCCGAATCGATTTACCTCTTGCTCAAGCTGCTGCGTGATGCCGATGTTCCTTACAAGGTGATCGCAGCCCACGGCCAGTTTCAGCAAACGTTGCCGCAAGGACGCAGCTTCCAGTTGCTGCGCCTCCGCATCGATCCGAAGCTCGGCTTGATTCCTGAGATCAGCGGCAACCGCTTGATGGTCTCGGTGAGATTGATGCGCCACGAGGACGACGACCGGTTGCACCAGAGCACCGATGACGCGCCGCTCGAGCTGACCCTGTGCGCTTGA
- a CDS encoding DNA gyrase inhibitor YacG — protein sequence MATSKVNKAGDRIVRCPACGGDSVYGPANPNRPFCSARCKGIDLGAWASEEFRMPTDAPPDDDPFGDPRLQ from the coding sequence GTGGCGACGAGCAAAGTGAACAAGGCCGGCGACCGGATCGTTCGCTGTCCCGCATGCGGCGGCGATAGCGTCTATGGGCCAGCCAATCCGAATCGGCCGTTCTGCAGCGCGCGCTGCAAGGGCATCGACCTGGGCGCCTGGGCAAGTGAAGAGTTCAGGATGCCGACCGATGCACCGCCCGATGATGATCCGTTCGGCGACCCGCGGCTTCAGTAG
- the secA gene encoding preprotein translocase subunit SecA, with translation MATNFLTQIFGSRNDRLLKQYRKTVERINALESEFEKLSDDALRAKTEEFKARAAKGETLDDLLPEAFATVREGSKRVMKMRHFDVQLLGGMALHNGKISEMRTGEGKTLTATLPVYLNALSGKGVHVVTVNDYLASRDAKWMGRLYNFLGLSVGINLPNMPREEKQQAYGSDITYGTNNEYGFDYLRDNMVYEPGDRVQRGLNYAIVDEVDSILIDEARTPLIISGQAEDHTDTYLAINKVVPLLTKQEGEADPRTGEGVTKPGDFTVDEKTHQVFLTEDGHENAERILSEFKLLPDGASLYDPANITLMHHLNAALRARHLYHRDQHYVVQEGEVVIVDEFTGRLMTGRRWSDGLHQAVEAKEGVQIQAENQTLASITFQNYFRLYGKLAGMTGTADTEAYEFQEIYGLETTIIPPNRHSKREDQLDRVYKTTREKYEAAIEDIRECYDRGQPVLVGTSSIENSEIIDELLNKAGLPHQVLNAKQHAREADIVAQAGRTKMITIATNMAGRGTDIVLGGNVEKMIELVEADEGLDDAGKQAEIATLRVEWDKDHEFVKSLGGLRIIATERHESRRIDNQLRGRSGRQGDTGSSRFYLSLDDPLMRIFAGDRVKAIMDRLKMPDGEAIEAGIVTRSIESAQRKVEARNFDVRKQLLEYDDVSNDQRKVIYQQRNDILDASDLTAQIEALREGCFTDLARQFVPPESVEEQWQLAALEQSLNTEWGLDIPLQQEVESAASIADEEVVEKVVAAANAAFDAKVALIGQENFTQFERMVLLQSIDTHWREHLASLDYLRQGIHLRGYAQKQPKQEYKREAFELFGQLLDSVKNDVTRQLMTVRVQSGEQLEEAAEALESRGENLANITYSAPTESGEVEVRVEEESQRRIAAAGLGTLGAEAAALARVGRNDPCPCGSGKKFKHCHGKLS, from the coding sequence ATGGCAACCAATTTCCTGACCCAGATTTTCGGCAGTCGCAACGACCGTCTCCTGAAGCAATATCGGAAGACGGTCGAGCGCATCAATGCGCTCGAATCCGAGTTCGAAAAGCTGAGCGACGACGCCCTGCGCGCCAAGACCGAGGAGTTCAAGGCTCGCGCCGCCAAGGGCGAAACCCTCGACGACCTGCTGCCCGAAGCCTTTGCGACCGTGCGAGAAGGTTCCAAGCGCGTCATGAAGATGCGCCACTTCGATGTGCAGTTGCTCGGCGGCATGGCCCTGCACAACGGCAAGATTTCTGAGATGCGTACCGGCGAGGGCAAAACGTTGACCGCCACGTTGCCGGTGTACCTGAACGCGCTGTCGGGCAAGGGAGTGCATGTCGTCACAGTGAACGACTACCTGGCCAGCCGCGACGCGAAATGGATGGGCCGGCTCTACAACTTTCTCGGTCTCTCGGTCGGCATCAACCTGCCGAACATGCCGCGCGAAGAAAAGCAGCAGGCCTACGGCAGCGACATCACGTACGGCACGAACAACGAGTACGGCTTCGACTATCTGCGCGACAACATGGTCTACGAGCCCGGCGATCGGGTTCAGCGCGGCCTGAACTACGCCATCGTCGACGAGGTCGATTCCATTCTGATCGACGAGGCTCGCACGCCACTGATCATCAGCGGCCAGGCCGAAGACCACACAGATACCTACCTCGCGATCAACAAGGTGGTACCGCTGCTCACCAAGCAGGAAGGTGAAGCCGATCCCCGCACCGGCGAGGGCGTTACCAAGCCCGGCGACTTCACCGTCGACGAAAAAACGCATCAGGTCTTTCTGACCGAAGACGGTCACGAGAATGCCGAGCGCATCCTCAGCGAGTTCAAGCTCTTGCCCGATGGCGCATCGCTCTACGACCCTGCCAACATCACGCTGATGCACCACCTCAACGCCGCGCTGCGTGCGCGGCACCTCTATCACCGCGATCAGCATTACGTGGTGCAAGAGGGGGAGGTCGTGATCGTCGACGAATTCACTGGCCGCCTGATGACGGGCCGCCGCTGGAGCGATGGTTTGCATCAGGCCGTCGAAGCCAAGGAAGGCGTGCAGATCCAGGCCGAGAACCAGACGCTGGCGTCGATCACGTTCCAGAACTATTTCCGCCTGTACGGCAAGCTGGCCGGCATGACGGGCACGGCAGACACCGAGGCCTACGAGTTCCAGGAAATCTACGGACTCGAAACCACGATCATTCCGCCGAACCGACACAGCAAGCGCGAAGACCAGCTCGACCGCGTCTACAAGACCACGCGCGAAAAGTACGAAGCTGCGATCGAGGATATTCGGGAGTGCTACGACCGCGGTCAGCCAGTGCTGGTCGGCACCTCGTCGATCGAGAACTCTGAAATCATCGACGAGCTGCTGAACAAGGCGGGCCTCCCGCACCAGGTGCTCAACGCGAAGCAGCATGCGCGTGAGGCCGACATCGTGGCGCAAGCCGGCCGCACGAAGATGATCACCATCGCGACCAACATGGCCGGTCGCGGCACCGACATCGTTCTTGGCGGCAACGTCGAGAAAATGATCGAGCTGGTCGAGGCCGACGAGGGCCTGGACGATGCGGGCAAGCAGGCTGAAATCGCAACGCTGCGCGTCGAATGGGACAAGGACCACGAGTTCGTGAAGTCGCTTGGCGGCTTGCGCATCATCGCGACCGAACGGCATGAATCGCGTCGTATCGACAATCAACTGCGTGGCCGCTCAGGCCGGCAAGGCGATACGGGCTCGTCGCGCTTTTACCTGAGCTTGGACGATCCGCTGATGCGTATTTTTGCAGGCGATCGGGTGAAGGCGATCATGGACCGGCTCAAGATGCCGGACGGAGAGGCCATCGAAGCCGGCATCGTCACGCGCAGCATCGAGAGCGCGCAGCGCAAGGTCGAGGCGCGCAATTTCGATGTGCGCAAGCAGTTGCTCGAGTACGACGATGTTTCGAACGATCAGCGCAAGGTCATCTATCAGCAGCGCAACGACATTCTTGATGCATCCGACCTGACGGCGCAGATCGAGGCGCTGCGAGAAGGCTGTTTTACCGATCTCGCGCGACAGTTCGTCCCGCCGGAATCGGTCGAAGAGCAATGGCAGCTGGCTGCGCTCGAACAGTCGTTGAACACCGAGTGGGGCCTCGACATTCCGTTGCAACAAGAAGTCGAATCGGCTGCATCCATTGCCGACGAAGAGGTCGTAGAAAAGGTCGTTGCAGCAGCCAATGCCGCCTTCGACGCCAAGGTGGCGTTGATCGGGCAAGAGAACTTCACGCAGTTCGAACGCATGGTCTTGCTGCAAAGCATCGACACGCATTGGCGCGAACATCTGGCATCGTTGGACTATCTGCGCCAGGGCATCCATCTGCGAGGCTATGCGCAAAAGCAGCCCAAGCAGGAATACAAGCGCGAGGCTTTCGAGCTCTTCGGCCAGCTGCTCGACTCGGTCAAGAACGACGTGACGCGTCAGTTGATGACGGTGCGGGTGCAGTCCGGTGAACAGCTCGAAGAAGCCGCCGAAGCGCTCGAGAGCCGCGGTGAGAACCTCGCCAACATTACCTACTCGGCGCCGACGGAATCGGGCGAAGTCGAAGTGCGCGTTGAGGAAGAAAGCCAGCGTCGCATCGCCGCGGCCGGGCTCGGCACGCTGGGCGCCGAAGCCGCCGCGTTGGCGCGCGTCGGGCGCAACGATCCATGCCCGTGTGGCAGCGGAAAGAAATTCAAACACTGCCACGGCAAGTTGAGCTGA
- a CDS encoding PDR/VanB family oxidoreductase — protein MTAGDHQVRVARKVDETIDIATFELVSINERPLPPFSAGSHIDVHLPNGLTRQYSLCNDPKEAHRYLIGVLRDPGSRGGSQSLHDAVNEGDILHIGAPKNHFPLAHEAKHSVLVAGGIGVTPILCMAERLAVTGASLEIHYCTRSPERTAFRQRIAASAFAAKVQFHFDDGDSAQKLDLARLLSTMNPGVHLYVCGPKGFMDWLLNAARAAGWPAEQLHYEFFGAEVVKSNDDASFEVKLASSGKVVFVSKEQTVVQALAAAGIEVLTSCEQGVCGTCLTRVLEGEPDHRDMYLTPEEQAVNDQFTPCCSRSKSRLLVLDL, from the coding sequence GTGACGGCCGGTGACCATCAGGTTCGCGTCGCTCGCAAGGTCGACGAGACCATCGACATTGCGACCTTCGAACTGGTCAGCATCAACGAGCGTCCCTTGCCGCCGTTCTCGGCAGGTTCCCATATCGACGTGCACTTGCCCAACGGCTTGACTCGCCAGTATTCGCTGTGCAACGACCCGAAAGAAGCGCATCGCTACCTGATCGGCGTGCTGCGCGACCCAGGCTCGCGTGGCGGCTCGCAAAGCCTTCACGATGCGGTCAACGAAGGCGACATCTTGCACATCGGCGCGCCGAAAAATCACTTTCCGCTGGCGCACGAAGCCAAGCACAGCGTGCTTGTCGCTGGAGGCATCGGGGTCACGCCGATTTTGTGTATGGCGGAGCGCCTCGCGGTGACGGGAGCGTCGCTGGAAATTCACTACTGCACTCGCTCGCCCGAGCGCACTGCGTTCCGTCAACGCATCGCAGCTTCTGCGTTTGCAGCGAAGGTGCAATTCCATTTCGACGACGGCGATTCAGCGCAGAAGCTGGACCTCGCCCGGTTGTTGTCCACGATGAACCCAGGGGTGCATTTGTATGTCTGCGGGCCCAAGGGCTTCATGGACTGGTTGCTGAATGCCGCCCGCGCCGCGGGCTGGCCGGCGGAGCAACTTCACTATGAATTTTTTGGCGCGGAAGTCGTCAAATCAAACGACGACGCGAGCTTCGAGGTGAAGCTTGCGAGTTCGGGCAAGGTCGTCTTCGTCTCCAAAGAGCAGACCGTGGTGCAAGCCCTGGCCGCCGCCGGCATCGAGGTGTTGACTTCGTGCGAGCAGGGCGTCTGTGGTACTTGTCTGACGCGCGTGCTCGAAGGCGAGCCCGACCATAGGGACATGTACCTGACGCCGGAAGAGCAGGCGGTCAACGACCAGTTCACGCCGTGTTGCTCGCGCTCGAAGTCTAGGCTTCTGGTGCTTGATTTGTGA